CAGGAGCCTGTGAAGACGGGTGCGGTGGGAGGGACGGAATGAAGGCTGTGTGTGTGCCTCGCTGCTGCACTGCCCTGCTGGCTCCCTCGTGGGGGGCTCCGAGCGGAGGGGGCTTTCAGCTGGGGGTTCTCTCAAGTGGGTTTTAAACTTCCTGGGGAGGTAAATGCAGGTGCCATTTCATTGGGGACCTGAAGGAGTGGGTTGTAGCTGTGCTTGTAATTTGGGGACTAGAGCACAGGACTCAGCGGTGGTCACTTGTTCCTGGAGAAACCATTGTCTCCAGGAAGATGAAGGCCTTTTCGGCACGTGTTTTGAGAGTCGGATCTGTGGGAAATTCCCGCCCGCCCTCCCACCGGCGTGGTCGGTGCACCAGCAGGACGCCACAGATGTGGAGAGGCGAGGGCCAGCAGGTCTAGAGAAGAAAATCCGGGAAGAGTCACCCGCAGACTGCACGCGTGATGCCAGGAATGGGGAGCGCACCTGTCTTCACTGCGCGCTGGAGTCCAGGCCTGTGCTTGGGGTGCCGTTCTCCGTGCACTGGGCCTGCCCCCTTGTGGAGAGGAGTGAGGACCGCTCTCTCAAGGGCCTGGCCCTTGTGTCCACAGGGAGGACATGTCACGGTGTCACCACAGTCTCCCACCCCTGGACAGAGGGTCTGAGCCCAGGAGGGGCATGTAAGAGGCAGACTCCACAGAAACCGTCAAGGGTCTGCACAGGAACAGGCTTGAGGCCGCATTCCCGGTGGGGACCTGGGGGCAGTGGAGCCCGGGGTCTCGTGACCCGTTGTGGCTTAGGAAGGCGAGTACTCAgcagggctgggggtagggggtagaATAGGGGAGCCTCAGCAGGGCTGGCTCGTGCGGGATCAAGGATTGAGGTGCCCCATTTGGATTGGTGTGGAGGAAAGGCGGGACTAATGGGCAGAGAAGTCCATGGAGGAGCGGCGAGTCTGGGAGACATGGCCTGTGTCCCCGCTCCTGCCCTCCCAGTTCCTACCTGCTGGTGCCTAGCTTGTGTCCTAGAAAAGACCGGCCTGTGCAGTGCGGTTTCCTGACCGCTGAGAGGGAAGGCCTTGTCGATAAAGCCCAGCCCTCGGATGGCAGGGCGCTGGGTGGAACCACGGGGCAGGCCCCTCTGGCTGCCCGGAGGGCCGGTCACGGTGGTGGCGGCCAGGGTCTGGCCGTAGCAGTGTGCTCTGATTCCCGGtgtttgcgggggtggggggtgctgcgGGATTCACTAACACGCTCACGGTGGGTGGGTGAGAGAGAGCGGTCTCGGAGAATGTGGCTGCAGCAGCTGAGGGGGGTGCTTCTTGGCTGAGGTGGGGGCCCAGCTgttgaggggggcagggggaagtgCGGGCACTGACTCCTAGAggtcagggggtggggcaggggagcagggcagTCACCTGGGCCAGGAGGACTGGAGAGTCGCTGCACCATGACCGACGGATCACCCTGTCCCTGCTGAGAGCCCCGGCCTTGAATCACAGACGCTGAGCTTCAGGGTGGCGGTTGCGTGAAGACACGTGAGCACACGCCTGGACCAGAAGCGCCCGCACGGCGTTGGCTCGCGATGCTGATGCTGTAGTAGGAGCAGGAGTTGGCCGTAAAGTTGGTACCAGGCTGCTCTCTGGCAGTACTTGAGCCTGGAAAAAGGTGAACTTCAGTAGAAACTTATAATTTTACACTGGATTTCCagtccggggcgggggggggtttGGGCTCCCCTGCTGATGGGAGCTCTTGAGCACTGCCTCGGCGGGCTTCTCGGCCGGCCTGGGACCTGGGTGCGAGCAGGTGAAGTGGGACGTGGAATCCTGGTGTCGTACAAAATGGAGCTGTCAGTGGGGATGTGAACTTGGAGAGCTGGGTCCCTGGCATTCAGGGTGTCACCGGCTGAGGGTTGAACCCGTGTGTCTGCTGGCGGCATGGTGATGTCCCCCCTTCCTGCccggcagccaggcacccccgtgTCTCATCTGTTAGGAGTTTGGGTGGCGCCTGGTTGTCGGAAGGAGAGAGCATGTCCTTCGGGGTCGGGGGGGACCTGCACCACTGCCCTGTGCTCATGTCCCAGGCTGGGACGGTGGGGCCAACTGCCCTGTTTCCTCCAGCTCAGCCGGCAGTTTCTCACAGGGACGCCCCTTTCCCTGGGTCCTTGTGCTCCGCACCGAGGCAAGACCTGAGCTTATCCAGGGCTTGGATGCCCCCCTCTCTGGGGGGCTTCTTCCAGGTCAGAACCTGGTTTTCAGGTTGCTCTGCCATTTTCAATATTACGAGACAAGGTCATTTTGGAGAGGATTAGGGATTTATTAGGGACTCAAGAAGGCCCTCTTTGATTCTTTGGGAATAGaaattccatcttttaaaaaactttttttgaggTTGAGGTACATGTGCGACAAAATGTGTGAGCCCTAAGGTAACGGCGAGGTGCGCGCTCACCCATGTGTACGGGCACTTCTGGCGCCCCGAGAGGCTCCCTCTTGCTCCCGTTGGTTGGTGTGGAGGCACTGACCCCCTGAATGGAAAATGGCTGTTTTTCTACTCATGGTccttctgacaccaaatgtgtggTTCCTGGGACCCCATCCGTGGGCTCAGTGGTTTCTGGAGTGGCTCAGGAAACTCCCGCAAACACGGATTCCAGGAAATCGTAGATGGGAGAGACGCACAGGGTGAGGTATGGGGCGGGGACACGAGCTTCCATGCTCTCCAGCACACCGCCTCTCAGCACCGTGACCGTCCCCAGCCCAGGAGCTCTGAGCCTCACTCTTCAGGGCATTCTGGGGGCTCTGTCACGAGAGCAGGATTGATTAAATTATTGGTCGTTGGTGATGAGGTCaggctccagcccctcccccctccctggcCTTGGGCGGGGGTGGGTGTACAAGGGGCTTATGAATAACAGAGAGGCCCCCCTGTCCCTGTGGCTCAGGAAATCCCAGGGGTTTTAGGAGCTTTGTGCCAGgaacagggaagaggagggagtaTCTGGCACGTTACAGCCCCTTGCCGCCCAAGGGGATTGCCTCCCGGCTTCTGCTGTCCCAGGGTCAAGCTTTGGGTAGCTGGAACGTTCTGGAAGTACTGTTTTGTGTCTGGtagaaatgctcttttttttttttttttttaaagattttatttatttacttgacagagatcacaagcaggcagagaggcaggcagagagagggggaagcaggctccccactgaccagagacccaggaccctgagatcatgacctgagccgaaagcagaggctttaacccactgggccccccaggtgcccctagaaatgcCCTTTTAACAAAACACAAATCTGTTCGTTGTAGGAACTTCGTGCATTCGTGTCTGAAGCCTGATTTGGGGGAACGAGTGAGTGTGAAATCCAGGACAGGCGGAGTCGGAGGGCTTGTTCCCGCCTTCCCGAAAGTCACTGCTAATGGGCGTGGTTCATAGCCGACTTCCCCGGAAGAGGATTTGGAAGCTTGACGGGACCAGTAGGGTGTTGGGGCTCTAGGTTGGGGTGCTGCTGACTCCTGCACGCAGTCGCTGGCTGGCCTGCCCCCCGCCCGGGCGCCTGTGTCCGTGTGGCGGCCACACTGCTCATCCAGGGAGGCCCCCAGGCCTGCGTCATTTCAGATGGGTGGGTGTGGGCAGACCACCTAGACGTTCTGAGGTTCAGGGTCAGAGACAGGGAAGTCTTCTTCTGGGGCTGAGGCAAGCATCGCAGCACAGCAGCGGGACTTAACGTGGTGACGGCCTTCAAagtgttactttttcttttttttaatttgtttgtcagggggagccgcaggcagagggagagcagggagcctgatgtgggactcgattccaggaccctgggatcgtgacctgagccgaaggcagacgcctaacccactgagccacccaggcacccctcaaagtgTCACATTTTGGAACAACGCTTTTGAGTTTTCATGATGTGTTTCATTGCAGTTCTCAAAAGTTCAGATGTGTTTACGAATGAGATTTGAACAACACGTTTAGGGACGGAAGCTGGGAACCCTGCAGGCACAGCATGGGCGGTGCTGGGACCCCGGGCCAGTGCGAGGTGTGGCCGGGCTCCTCGGGCTCTCCAGGGCCACTTCTCCACGTTCAGAGCAGAAGCACAGAGCGCCACCGTGTCTGCCAGCTGTGACCACTGAGCAGGCCGTGTTGGTGAGGTCATGGAGGCCTGGCTGCGTGTCATGGCCTTTTACCTTCCTCATCACTCAGAAAGGAGGCCATTCGTGTGGTTCTTCTAGAGCTCACGGGAGTCCTTTGATGGATTAGTGCAGTGAGTTCAGTTGGCCAGAAAGCGGGGCCCGGCTTCCAGCAGATGGAACGCCCGCGACTCCCGGGCGCTGAGGGAGGCGGCTCCGTGCAGTTTTAAAGAGAGGAAAGCGTCACCGTAGCCCTTGTACCCTGTCACGATGGggtttgtttctctcttactTTTTCCCGTCCGTGTGAAACACGCTTGTGAGGGTGGAGTCCTTCTTGTGCGTTCTGTTTCACTTAACGAGTTGGACGTGAAACAGGCGTGAAGCGTGTCTCGTTGCTGTGGTTGGCGTTACTTAAAGGTAAAAGTCTCCGTCTCACGTAGTCCATAGAGCAGTGACTTTCAGATCATTGATGGGTCGTGAAATTGGTTTCATAGCGTGCCCCGAAGAACGGCGGGACGCGCAGGGTGTCTCCCCTGAGAGTAAGCGCACGTGGACAAATCCTTTGCTCGGTCAGTGCTTGTCCTGCAAACGTGGCCTTGAAGACTGCGGGCTGAGGACGTCCTCCCACCTCGGTCGCCCTGGCCAGCACCGTGCATGCGCCCGTGAGCTCTCAGGCTCTTGGGTTAGCTTTTCCACCAGAGGGCCTTTTGATGGTACCTTCGAGTGCCTACGCGTCTGTGTCCTGACGGCTGGAGAGAATGACATCCCCTAGTCGTCAAAGGGACTGACGGATGGTGTGGGGGCCCAGACACGCCCACACGTGCTGACGGCGTGTGACGACCAGCGAGAGGGGCTCTTGCTGTCCTGCTGAGCGGCCGTgggcaccaccccccacccccgtctgtcCAGTGGTTGGAGGAGTAATGGCGGGTTATAGAGCTAGAACCTGTGTGTTCTGGCTTGCCAGCCCGGGCAGGCCTGACAGATCCAGAAGCCTTCATTGGAAGGGGGTTTGCCTAGTAGACGGGAGACAGGGACACACTGTCGCTGCTTCCTGTGCTGTCCGGACGGCTCAGGACAACGAAGACAGACTTACAGGCGTAGGCAAGAGGCCTATCCTTTCAGAACATTCTAGTTTGAAAGTTGTCGTGCTCCCCTTGCACATGCGGGAGAAGACACAGGGGTGTGTGTCCAGGGGCATTTGGGGAAGGAAGCTGTTTGGAGCGTTGGCGGCGGGGCTGGGCAGCTCGGAGTGAACACTGATTCATGCTCGGGTTGCTGGGTCCTTGTCCTTTTCTCGGGGTTGGTGGGGCCAGTTGATTTTGAAATACTGGACGCTGAACAGTGTGTTCCGTGCAAGGGCTCAGAAGGCCGTGGAAGCCTGTCCCCTGTCCAGCTCGTGCGTCCTGGTTGCCTTGCCCCAGTGGCCTTGCCAAGGCCTGGGGGATAGCAAAGGGCAGCTCCCAAATGAGAGGGACCCTGGTGACGGTGGCTGGAGAGCAGAGCAGTGGTGCCAGGCGGGCTGCATGCCTCCTCTCGGGGGTGACATTGGAGAGGCCGACGTCTAGAGTGGCCGCCTCCTGGCTGCTGCCTCGGACCGAGCACGGGCAGGTCAGGATTTCCTGCCGGCTGACTGTCGGAAGTTTGGGCTAGTGAGGAAGGCACAGGCATCAAGGACTGAGGATGGCCGGTGTTGGCGGGAAGGTGGCATCTGGTGTGCGCTCTGCCCATGGGTCACAGCAGAGTGGGCCGGGTGACCTTGAGGGCGGCCGGTGGGTGTGGAGGCTCCGGGTGGGCGTGCTGAGCCTCGGCCTTGTGTGCGTCGGTTGGGCTGGCGGCTCCCGGTTCCTCCAGAGTGCTGGGTGCCGCTCCTCCGCCCTCCACCGCCATTCAGCCCAGACCCCTCACTGCCGGGCAGGGGCTGTGGCCCCGCAGTTGGGGCCCGTctgaggaccccccccccccccccccgtgaccTGCTCTCTGTTCTTCCACAGGGCGCGGCGGTGCGCGGCTCTCATGGCTGCAGCCGGCGCGACCCCTCCCGGCTCCCTAGACCTGCTGCAGCCCGGCTTCTCCAAGACCCTCCTGGGGACCAAGCCGGAGGACAAGTACCTGTGCTCGGCCTGCAGGAACGTGCTGCGCAGGCCTTTCCAGGCACAGTGCGGCCACCGCTACTGCTCCTCCTGTCTGACCAGCATCCTCAGGTACGGCAGGCGATGCCCGCACGTGTGCTCCGGGGCTGTCCCTGAGGGCAGAGGCGCGGGCTCGCGGCAGCGTGAAGTCCAGAGCCGGGGAGGCGGGGCTGCACGGTGTCTGGGCACTGTGGCCGCGGGGAGTGACATACACACCGTTCCGGCCACCTCCTGTGGGTCACGTGGGCGCAGGACCGCTCACTGGCCCGCGACTGTCTCGGGCGTTTGCACGGGGTGCGCCGCTCCAGGGGATGGACACGTACGCAGGAGCCCCCGGCGGCCGCTCCAAGTGGCCCGTGGGCGCCGAGAGCCCCTGTGTCTGCAGGGGAGGCGGTCTCGTGGTGGGAGGGTGCGGGTCATCCCCCAGCTCAGAGATCTTCAGCGCGGAGCCCGCGTGCAAGCTCACGAGGGGCGAGGGCCGGGCCAGAAGGCCAGGGCGCAGCGGGGACTGGCGCTTGGCCCGAGGCGCCCGCGCCCTCCGCGTCCGGTGTGACGGCCGGCCTTCCCCTTTCCTCGCTAGCTCCGGGCCTCAGAACTGCGCCGCCTGCGTTCACGAGGGCATATATGAGGAAGGCGTCTCTATTTTGGAAAGCGGTTCGGTAAGTGAAAAGTCTTCAAGCAAAAAACGAACAGAAAACGTTCTGGTGTTTTTCTAACACCCCCGAGGGCCGCGTGGTGCCGGAACCGCTGGGATGCGGCCCTCCCAGCCACGGTCACGTCCAGAGCTGGGAGCGGCCGCGCCAGAGGCGTCTCGGGCCTGGGCCTCGGTCTGGGAGCCTCACGGTCTCGGGGGCGGGGTCAGCGGCGGGCAGCTGCGAGGAGGAGGCCTGACCCTCCGAATGCTTTCCTCAGGCTTTCCCAGACAACGCTGCGCGCAGGGAGGTGGAGAGCCTGCCGGCTGTCTGTCCCAGTGACGGCTGCACCTGGAAGGGGACCCTTAAAGAGTATGAGGTGGGTGCCCCCTGCGCCGGCACGGCCTCCGAGCCCGAACCCCGCCCCCAGAGCAGTCGTGCGGAGCCTGCACAGGGAGCCCGTGGCTGCTCGCCGTCCAAACGCGGGGACACACGGGGGTCGTGCCTCGGGGCAAGATTTTTGTGGCTGGGCCCAGTTGTCCGCTCGGCAGGATGCCATGGCGGGGTGGCCGCGAGGGGACAGCGTGTGGCAGATGTCGTGCTGGCTCTGAGGGCACCATGGCCACATCTCCCGGAACGTGCAGGAAAGGAGCTTTTTTGCTTGGTGGGATCTTTCTGGGTGTTTTCAGACAAGGGCTTTCTTACTTAGAATCGCGTGGACGTTGGGAGTGGCAGGAGGATCCTGCATGTTCGGTCTGTGGCCGCAGAGAGGCCCTGGCCAGTGACAGGGCAGGGCTGGCTTGCGTCCCCGTGTCGGCGTGCGTGGCAGCTGGAGGGCAGACCGCCGCAGCCGCCGTGGCTCGCTCGTGTGGCTGTCGCTGCTTTGTAACTAGCGCGGCTCTGATGGGCGCCCGTACGCAGACGGCATGGTAGCCCGGTGTCCTTCGCCTGAGGAGGAGACACACTGTATTTGGTCCATCCGCACCATGGACCACTATCCAGCcacacagaggaaggagggaaacccTAACATGGGTGGACTCAGAGGCCATTGTGCTCAGCGACGTGAGCCCGTCTTAAAGGGCTAGTCCTGTGGGAGCCGCTCCTGCGAGGGCCCCAGAGCAGTGACacccagagaggcaggaggggatggGGCGGCCACCAGGGCGGGAGGCCAAGAGTCGTGGAGAGTGGCGGGTTGGCCTCTCGCTGTGGGCAGCCCTGTTGGCAAGGCTGGATGGGCTGTTGGTTTGGAACCCTGGCTCGCCAAAGCTCAGGCACgctcctgccccaggccctgggatagCCCCTGTCATAGGGTGGACACTGGGCACTGTCGTGATGGTGGTGGAGGGCCCGTTAGGGCTGGAAGTGGGACCTGAGCTCCTAGCGGgcttctcccttcctgctcctggCCTGTGTGCCGAaattcccttgttttcttttgttctaaagattttatttatttatttgacagagatcacaggtagggggagaggcaggcagagagagagaggaggaagcaggttccctgctgagcagagagcccgatgccggacttgatcccaggaccctgggaccatgatctgagccaaaggcagaggctttaacccactgagcccccccaggtgcctctTCCCTTGTTCCCTTGACCAGTCAGACTCCCTGGTCTCCGGGCTGTAAGCTGTGTGTTTCCAGAAGAGCAGCTTGGCCGTGTCTAGGGAGGAAGCTCTGGTGGGGCAGGCTAAGATATGCACTTTCCATCCGGCGGGCACCTGGGTCTTAGAAGTGGAGCAGCTCTGGGCCCCCCACGCCCTATCTGGTGCCTCCCAGACTCCCAGGCCTGAGACCCAGAGGCCCCCGGGCTGTGCCATGCAGGCAGAGGTTCTGCTCAGCAGAAGAGGCAGCTCCGACTGCCTGGGGGTGTCCAGAGAGGAGGCCGTGGGTCTGTGGGTCTCTCCTGGGAGGGTGGAGAGCCTGAGCAGGCTCTGGGGCTTGGGTGGGTATAGGAGGCTCTGTGGGGCGTAGGGAGTAGGCACGGGAGATGTGCTGCCTTCTGCAGGGACCCAGAGACGCCTTGGGCACAGGTGGAATCACCCCCACCTTCCAGTCTGAGAGGCTGGTTTCTGCTGCCTCCAGGCCCATAGTGCAGGCGGGTGGTGGCTTCGTGGGCCTTGGGCCAGGGACCGCAGCCAGCCTGTGGGCTCGGCCACGGCCCTGCAGGCATGTAGGCTGGAAAGTCCCTGGCTGGCCCGGAGAGCCCCGGAAAGTCCCTGAGAGGGTGGGTTTGGTCATGTGGGAGGGCGGGCGCTGCTCTGGGACACTAGGCCTGGTCCTTTGGTAAAACCTGTCCTTGGCTGTGAACGTCACAGGCCTGAGCGAGATCAAGGCCTCCGTGCACACCCGCCCTCCACTCCGAGCCAACCTGGCTGCCCTTAGCGGAGCTCAAACTCGTGGTGGCATTGTGAAATGCTGGTGCCGCGGCTGAGCTGTTCGGAAATTCCTGGTTAGCCTTTGAGATTTTCCTTTGCAGCAATGTCTGATGTTTTCTAAGAAGGCAGTGACTTAAACCTCCAGTTCGGGTCAGAGGCGTTTGCACAGCACCTGCCAAGTGCCAAAGGTGGCCCCGAGTGGGCGCGGGCCTGTGGTGGCGGCGCAGGAGGGCCTGGCCGGGCGGGGAAAGGCTCTCTGCAGAAGCGCCAGAGAGGGACACAGGTCACCGGAGGCCACAGTTGAAAGGCGAGGCCGGGGCAGGCGTGCTCCGTCCCCCAACACGTCCCAGCGAATTCTGAGGCAGCACAGCGCTGCTCGCGGAGACAGCTGGAATTCTGCTTGAATAAATACCGATTCCTCCAGAGTGTGCATCTCTCTGATCCCGCGAGGGCGGGGCGCCCCGCGCCTGCTCCGAGGCGGTCCTGGGGTGACAGGCGTGCAGGTGTCTGAGGTCGGACCCGCTGTGGATGGCAGTCAGCAGAGGGCTGTGCCCCCTTGCCCGTCTCGCTGGTGCCAGCTCGCTCTGTGCTGCCTCGGGGGCCCCCCCGCAGCGATCCCCAGGTGTCCCGCCGTGTGGTCAGCGTCCTTAACTAACTCCGAGCAGCCCGTCTGCGGGTACCGTATTCCGTCTCGTGAGCCGTGATCACTTCTGGGACTCCTCCCGGGTGCGTTGTGACTGTTACGAGGTCGGCGTAGCCCAGACGCTGCCTACCGTTGGGTCACGGGGTCCTGCATGGTGTCCGTCTGCCGCAGCCCTGGGGATCCTGGGGGTTCGGCGAAGGTGGGCTCTGCTGCAGTGCAGGTGGGTTGCGGGGGCCAGGCCACGTCagcagggagtggcagggagCCGGGCTGCGGTGACAGCGTGGGGCTGGCCCTCTGCTGGGCCGTCGTGCGGCGTGTGGTGTCCTGGCCGGCCAGCCTGGTGTGCGGCCTTCCTACAGCATGGCAGCCTGTGCGGTGCCCGGTTGGGCCGCGGTGGCTAACAGGGAGGCCTGCTGGGAGTGTGGCGTTGGGTCTGGACTGTGTCCCCGTGGGCGGGTAGTGGGCCCCACCAGACATGTCCTTGGAGTTCACCCGtggcttctgctccctctggaAGTGCTGGGCTTTTGCCTCAACAGCCAAGCCTGTGGCACAGGTTGGAGACACGGCCAGCATGTTCCCCGCCCGGGAACAGCACATCTGAGGCCCTCCCTGCTGCTTTCGAATGCGCCACGACCAAGCTTGCGGGGGAAGCCCTGAAGACCCAGTTCCTCTGGAGGGCATCGCGCCCCATGGCTGCCCCAGCCCAGAGCTCTGTGCAGATGCTGAGCCCACGGTGGACGGCTTCCTCCTGCTCTGGACCAGTCCAGAACTTTCCTCTCACGGTGACCTCGCCTCCTTCCCTAGCAGGCTCCTCGTCATCCCCAGTGTGCCCTAGTGTGTCCTGCCTAAAACTTCTTACGTGGTGCTGAGTGAGGTCATCCCGGCACAGAAGGACCAATTCTGTGTGTGAGTGGAAACTCGCTGGAGGACGGAGGCTTCGGACCCACAGACGCGGGGGGTCGGGGGCCGGGTGGGGCCGGGCACAGGGTTCAGTGGGACAGAGTCCAGCGTGAGACGATGACCTTGTTCTGCGGACAGATGGAGGGGATAGTGCCCCATAGTGTGAATGTGTTTGGCGCCCTTAAAAGCAGTTAAGATGGTCAACTTTATGTCCTGTATGGTTTACCACGATAGAAACACTTGACAGCAAACAAACCTGGAGCTCCCCGTTCCTCTGCCCTGTGCCCCTCTGCCGTTCCCCGTCCTGGCAGACTTGCCACGGACCTGCAGGCTGTGTGGGACCGTGGGCTCCGGGTCCTGCAGGGCCGGCCTGGGACAGGCTTCGGGTCCTTGCCGCTGCCCTTCCCTACCTTTGGCACCGAGCCCCGTCCCACAGTGTCCTGCTCACGCTCAGGAAAGCTGGCAGCTGAGGTTCAGCCGGGTTCCCGCGCCCGCCCGCGTGTTTCTGTGGCTCCAGAGGGGCAGCGCCTGcccgccctcctccctccacctccgcCGCACCTCCCCGCACGTTCCTCCCAGGTGCAGGCGGCTGGAGGGCCCCAGGCTGGGCCCGGCCTCCCTTGGTCACCACACACCCTCCCCGTCCATGCCGCCTGTGTGGGCTGTCAGAGAGGGACTTGGCACGAGTTCGGGGCTCCCGGTCCTTCTCTGCTCAGTCTGGCTGCGTGGCCTGTCCTCCCAGCACATAGACTCCCGTCACTCCTGGGCCTTTTGTCCACTTAGAACCGGCCCTGCTCTAGGCCCTCCGCCTGGGGCCTGGGCTCTGCCACCCTGTGGAGtgccctccctctgtccctgctctctgTACCCCACGCCGTCTCTGCCCTCAGTGGCCCCTCTCGCTATCTGGACAGTGGTCCTCTTGTCCCCGAGTGTCACTCCGGAGCATCCCCAGGGAGGAATGTTGTGGGGTATCACGTGGGCAGGGTGTCAACAGCTAGACTTGAGTCCTCCTCGCCTCTGACCTGGAGCACAGGTCCTGCAGCGGATGAGATTGGGGCACGCGGGGCGGCACCCCTCATCTGGCACTTGTGGGGTCGGCGCAGGTCCCACTGGCCCTCAGCAGAGTGGCCGTCTCCGTACGCACATGGGGCCCGGTGACGGCGGCCTGTAGTGTCCCCTGTGCACCCTGTTGACACTTTGCTGCCTTTGTTGCCAGAGCTGCCATGAAGGACGCTGCCCGTTCACGTTGACCGAGTGCCCGGCGTGCAAAGGCCTGGTCCGCCTTGGGGAGAAGGAGCGTCACTCAGAGCACGAGTGCCCGGAGAGAAGCCTCAGCTGCCGGCACTGCCGGGCACCCTGCTGCTGGGCGGACATGAAGGTGAGGGTGCCTGGCCCCGTGGGGCCGTCACCACACCGCTGAGCCGCGCCCTCTGCCGCTGTGGCCAGTTTGGCGCTTCGGCTGCGTGCCCCCGGCTCTTCCCTCCCAGCCAGAGGTAGAAGGTTCTGGGTGGGGACCTGGGTTGGGGATGAAGGCAGAGCTGACGTGCTTTAAAAAGCTGTTTTAGCGtagcaggtgcacacacacagcgGCAGTGCAAGGCCCACGCCGCCCTCACCCACCCGTGTCCGTGTCCGCACGTGCCAGGCCGTGTCGGGATCCCCACGCTTACCCCGTGGGTCCCAGGCTTTgtgtcattctctctcaaaattcTTGAGTCTCTGGAGACCTGTGCGCATTGCTCTCATTTCTGGGTCTTACTGGCGACTCCCTGCCGTCCCTGCCTCACTCGGTGCCCACGTTTAGTGACGTCTGTGGCATCTGTTCCCTCACTGCTTCTCGATGACGTGTCTACAAGGTCTTTTCATCTGTAATGGCGCTCTGGGGGtgtctttcttgtcttttccgCCTATTTGTTGAAACAACGGGGCTGCAGGGTTGGCCGATGGCGTCCCCAAGggtcccctgctgtgttcctcaGTCCCCTCGTCTGGAGCCATCTGTGTGGAGGCCTCCTGAGGGCCAGACTGCATTGGGGCGCCGTGGGGGGCCTCCCGGAGGCGTTCCCGCCCCTTGCAGGGCCGTGGCCCGTCCTGCTGGCCTTGCTCCTCGGGGCCAGAGAGGCCACTAGCCCCCTCTGTGGCCCGGTTTCGGGTGACCGGCA
This DNA window, taken from Lutra lutra chromosome 13, mLutLut1.2, whole genome shotgun sequence, encodes the following:
- the TRAF2 gene encoding TNF receptor-associated factor 2 isoform X2 encodes the protein MQVPFHWGPEGVGCSCACNLGTRAQDSAVVTCSWRNHCLQEDEGLFGTCFESRICGKFPPALPPAWSVHQQDATDVERRGPAGLEKKIREESPADCTRDARNGERTCLHCALESRPVLGVPFSVHWACPLVERSEDRSLKGLALVSTGRTCHGVTTVSHPWTEGLSPGGACKRQTPQKPSRVCTGTGLRPHSRWGPGGSGARGLVTRCGLGRARRCAALMAAAGATPPGSLDLLQPGFSKTLLGTKPEDKYLCSACRNVLRRPFQAQCGHRYCSSCLTSILSSGPQNCAACVHEGIYEEGVSILESGSSCHEGRCPFTLTECPACKGLVRLGEKERHSEHECPERSLSCRHCRAPCCWADMKAHHEVCPKFPLTCDGCGKKKISREKFQDHVRACGKCRAPCRFHVVGCPELVESEKQQQHEAHWLREHLAMLLGGLLEAKPFSGAGGHFLSQSEVGGWEASTLHPEAGLPKAAELQQRCEALERKTATFENIVCVLNREVERVAMTAEACGRQHRLDQDRIEALSNKVQQLERSISLKDLAMAELEQKVHEMEATTFDGVFIWKISDFARKRQEAVAGRTPAIFSPAFYTSRYGYKMCLRIYLNGDGTGRGTHLSLFFVVMKGPHDALLRWPFNQKVTLMLLDQNNREHVIDAFRPDVTSSSFQRPVSDMNIASGCPLFCPVSKMEAKNSYVRDDAIFIKAIVDLTGL
- the TRAF2 gene encoding TNF receptor-associated factor 2 isoform X1, which translates into the protein MQVPFHWGPEGVGCSCACNLGTRAQDSAVVTCSWRNHCLQEDEGLFGTCFESRICGKFPPALPPAWSVHQQDATDVERRGPAGLEKKIREESPADCTRDARNGERTCLHCALESRPVLGVPFSVHWACPLVERSEDRSLKGLALVSTGRTCHGVTTVSHPWTEGLSPGGACKRQTPQKPSRVCTGTGLRPHSRWGPGGSGARGLVTRCGLGRARRCAALMAAAGATPPGSLDLLQPGFSKTLLGTKPEDKYLCSACRNVLRRPFQAQCGHRYCSSCLTSILSSGPQNCAACVHEGIYEEGVSILESGSAFPDNAARREVESLPAVCPSDGCTWKGTLKEYESCHEGRCPFTLTECPACKGLVRLGEKERHSEHECPERSLSCRHCRAPCCWADMKAHHEVCPKFPLTCDGCGKKKISREKFQDHVRACGKCRAPCRFHVVGCPELVESEKQQQHEAHWLREHLAMLLGGLLEAKPFSGAGGHFLSQSEVGGWEASTLHPEAGLPKAAELQQRCEALERKTATFENIVCVLNREVERVAMTAEACGRQHRLDQDRIEALSNKVQQLERSISLKDLAMAELEQKVHEMEATTFDGVFIWKISDFARKRQEAVAGRTPAIFSPAFYTSRYGYKMCLRIYLNGDGTGRGTHLSLFFVVMKGPHDALLRWPFNQKVTLMLLDQNNREHVIDAFRPDVTSSSFQRPVSDMNIASGCPLFCPVSKMEAKNSYVRDDAIFIKAIVDLTGL